A DNA window from Chryseobacterium sp. MEBOG06 contains the following coding sequences:
- the lipA gene encoding lipoyl synthase has protein sequence MENSVQDTTVQKPKWIRVKLPTGKNYRELRTLVDKYKLNTICQSGSCPNMGECWGEGTATFMILGNICTRSCGFCGVKTGKPLDVNWDEPEKVARSIKLMKIKHAVLTSVDRDDLKDMGSILWGETVNAVRRISPGTTMETLIPDFQGITKHIDRLVEVAPEVISHNMETVKRLTREVRIQAKYERSLDVLRYLKEAGQRRTKTGVMLGLGENKDEVFQTIEDIRNANVDVITLGQYLQPTKKHLPVKKFITPEEFDEFGDFARSLGFRHVESSPLVRSSYHAEKHIH, from the coding sequence ATGGAAAATTCAGTTCAAGACACTACCGTTCAAAAACCAAAATGGATCCGCGTAAAACTTCCTACCGGAAAGAATTACAGAGAGCTGAGAACATTGGTTGATAAATATAAACTAAACACAATTTGCCAAAGCGGAAGCTGCCCGAATATGGGAGAATGCTGGGGAGAAGGTACAGCAACGTTCATGATCCTTGGGAATATCTGTACGAGGAGCTGTGGCTTTTGTGGAGTAAAAACAGGAAAACCACTTGATGTAAACTGGGATGAACCTGAAAAAGTAGCCCGTTCAATTAAATTAATGAAGATCAAACATGCCGTTCTTACCTCTGTAGACCGTGATGATCTGAAAGATATGGGATCTATTCTTTGGGGAGAAACAGTGAATGCTGTGAGAAGAATTTCCCCGGGAACTACCATGGAAACACTGATTCCGGATTTCCAGGGAATTACAAAACATATAGACAGATTGGTAGAAGTAGCCCCAGAGGTAATTTCTCACAATATGGAAACGGTAAAACGTTTGACGAGGGAAGTAAGAATTCAGGCAAAATATGAAAGAAGCCTTGACGTATTAAGATATTTAAAAGAGGCGGGGCAGAGAAGAACAAAAACAGGTGTAATGCTTGGTTTGGGAGAAAACAAAGATGAGGTTTTCCAAACAATTGAAGACATCAGAAATGCTAATGTAGATGTTATCACGCTTGGACAATATCTTCAGCCAACCAAAAAACACCTTCCTGTAAAAAAGTTCATTACTCCGGAAGAGTTTGATGAGTTTGGAGATTTTGCAAGAAGCTTAGGCTTCAGACACGTTGAAAGTTCTCCTCTTGTAAGAAGTTCTTACCACGCAGAAAAACATATTCATTAG
- a CDS encoding AraC family transcriptional regulator, giving the protein MKIQKEIIEFENGKSFKLFAPSLKNCFFWHYHPEIELVYVEAVNGIRHVGKDISGFTDSDLLLIGANVPHLNFDYGIQTECKQLVLQMRENFLQDIILPVPEFENIKTLLERSYLGLSFSGETKKTVVERLRIIKDKNSFESLVGLIEILQILADSTEVKELNKEDTRIKWFLNDKIRMGTIYDYIHDNYDKKPNVNDIARIIGLSTPAFCRYFKKQTNMTFTDFVNNYRINQAKIFLLKDYSITEVCFQVGFESLSYFNKLFKQHTGETPSEFKKKHFRPIEINGRIGVMNRDSLYHK; this is encoded by the coding sequence ATGAAAATTCAGAAAGAAATTATTGAGTTTGAAAATGGGAAATCATTCAAGCTGTTTGCTCCTTCGCTGAAAAATTGTTTTTTCTGGCATTATCATCCTGAAATTGAGTTGGTGTATGTAGAAGCCGTGAATGGGATCCGGCATGTGGGAAAAGATATTTCCGGCTTTACAGACAGTGATCTGCTGCTAATAGGAGCCAATGTTCCTCATCTGAATTTCGATTACGGTATCCAAACAGAATGTAAACAGCTTGTCTTGCAGATGCGGGAAAATTTTCTTCAGGATATTATTCTGCCTGTTCCCGAGTTCGAAAATATTAAAACCCTGTTAGAACGCTCATATCTCGGTTTGTCATTCTCCGGAGAAACAAAAAAAACAGTGGTTGAACGACTCAGGATCATTAAAGATAAAAACTCCTTTGAGTCATTGGTAGGACTGATTGAGATTCTTCAGATTCTGGCTGATTCAACAGAGGTAAAGGAACTCAATAAGGAAGATACAAGAATCAAATGGTTTCTTAATGACAAAATAAGAATGGGAACCATCTATGACTATATCCATGATAATTATGATAAAAAGCCCAACGTGAATGATATTGCCCGAATAATAGGACTAAGCACCCCCGCTTTCTGCCGTTATTTTAAAAAACAGACCAATATGACCTTCACAGATTTTGTCAATAACTACAGAATCAATCAGGCTAAGATTTTTCTGTTAAAAGATTATTCAATAACAGAAGTCTGTTTTCAGGTTGGTTTTGAAAGTCTTTCTTATTTTAATAAGTTATTCAAACAGCATACCGGTGAGACACCTTCTGAATTTAAGAAGAAACATTTCAGACCAATTGAAATAAACGGGCGAATTGGTGTAATGAACAGAGATTCTTTATATCATAAATAA